CCCAGGCCGCCGCTTGAAGCCGTACCATCTGACGTGACGGCACTGTTGCTGTAGCTGAAATCGACGACGCCGTCAGCTTCATTCGTACCGGCAATACCGCCGGCTATCGCTTCTCCGCCCTTGGCAATAACGCTGCCGACAGCTTCTACGTCGTAAATCCCTCGCTTGAAATCAACCGCTCCGGCAGCTTCATCAAAGGCAGCGTCGCCGTTCCGATTGATGCCGGCAATGCCGCCGGCACTGCCCTGGGAGCTGATGGTATTGCCAAAGGTATTGACTTGCGCAATCGTGCCCTCATTCACGCCGGCTACGGCTCCAGCCGTTTCCGTACCGTCAAAGGTACTGCTGTAAATATTAACGTTTTTCACCGTACCGGACGCGCCGATTTGCGAGAAGATACCAGCGTGTTCCACAGACTGCACATTGCCGTCAGACCCTTTCGCCGCATCCAGACCGATAATATGATGGCCCCGGCCATCGAAGGTCCCCATGTAGCCGTCGCTGCCAGTACCGATAGCCGTATAGCCGGTCAGGTTGCTGGCATTGATGTCCTGCTTCAGGGCGTAGTTGTAGTGGAGGGCCTCCGTATCGTTGCTGCCGCCATCAAGTCCATTTTTATAAAACGTTTGAATCCCCCGCAGCTGTTCTGCACTATTTACCCACAGGTACATGAAGTTATTAGTATGGACCCCTTCTTCTTGTGCAATCGACTGCCCGTTGACAGCAGCATTCATGCTATTGAATTTATCTCTAAGCCCAAACTGGCTGCCAAATTTTTCAAAGGTATATTTTCCAGCCGTTTCATCCCACAAGTCGACAGCAAATTTCGCATCGCCCGATGCTGCATTCAAGGCAATGGAAGGCCCATTGGCATCGCTGAAATGATCCATAAACTGGCTAAGCCCTGTCACCGAATCCGCAGCAGTGCCCTGTCGGGCCTGCACTTGGCCGATATGGGTAATGTCGAGGACGACTTCGCTGTGTTCCCCTGTGCTTTCCAAGGTCAGGCTACCGCCGAGGGCCAAGTCGCTGTCGACGAATACGTCGCCCCGGCCAGTTACGGTCAGGTTGCCCTGCGTCGTAATCAGGCCATCCTGCTTATTGCCGAAATAGAGGTGGGCATGACCCTGACCGATAGACTCAGTCTGGCCATTGACGGTTTTCGTACCAGCTGTAATCGTGATATCACCGTTTTTCATCGCCGGATTATTCGTCGTGTAAGCAAACCAGTTTCCTATAGAATTTACGTCCTGACGCGGGTCAGATACAATATCCACCGTTCCGGCCTGCCAGGTGCCGTCGCTTGCCGCTGCGAGACCGGGAATCGTGAGAGTCTCGCCATCCTTTGCCGAGGTCAGCGTACCGTATACGTCCACATCGCCGGCTGTAATGGCAATATCGCCTTTTCCGCCATTGCCCGTCGCCGTCACGTCGCCATATACCGTAACCGTTCCGTCAGCATTTAAGGAAACAGATGAGCCGTACAAGGCCGCACCCGTACCCAGCCCCAGGCCGGCTCCGTCCTTGGCATTCAGCGTCAGCGCACCGTCGCTGTACAGCAGGCCGCCGTAATATGCCGCATCAGCCGCCGTATCGACGCCATTCAAGGTCAGGCCGCCGCCGTATACGGCCAGCCGCCCTTCGCCAGACAGACCTAAATCACTCCAGTTAAAGGTTACATCCTGCTTCGCCCTGACGATGGTCAGCAGGGGATCATAGGCTGTACCGTATTGCACCGTGTCTATTCCCTTCATCCTATCGGGATGAGCCGCCGTATCGCCGAAATACTCCGCCGACTTCGGCATGAAGGCATTTAAAATCGGCGTGGTCTGGCCTTCGTAGATGCGCCAGTCTGTCGAAAAGTTTAAGTTTTTATAGAAATCCTTCGATTGCCGATCTGCATACGCAATTCTGGTGCCTTGCTTATCATTGAGATCGGTAAATATCGATGTATCCTGCGGCGCAATGTAATATCCGCTACCATTAGTTACAATTGCCCTATCACCACCAGTTCCTGTGCCATACAAACTTCCTAAGCCTATTGTAGTGGAATTGCCATCAGCGTCAGCGGCATATAAATTTCCTGTCGTATATACATTGGTCAACGTGGCAGGACCACGGCCAATAATACCGCCAACAGAATTATTGCCTATCGTACGATTCTTTCCCTGATAGCTGCGAATCGTGCCTAAATTATATGCACTCTCTATGAGTCTTGAAGTACTGGAACGAGAACCCGCTCCGACTATGCCGCCAACCGAGCTGGTACCGCTACGATTGCCGGTAGAATCATTGTTCACTACAGTTACATTACCCGTATTAAAGGAATTCCGAATTTTCCCACCATAAAAAAATCCAGTAATGCCGCCGACTACGTTATATCCGTTATATATATCGCCAGCATTATACGATGTATCTACTATGCCGTTTAGGCGGCCAACAACGCCGCCGACGTGGCGGGCATAATAGGTATAGGTCTTATCGCCGATTTCTCCTTTGTTATATACATTATACAACAGAGCCTTAGCTGCACTACCGCTCTCCGTCGTATCGCCGACAATACCGCCTATATTAGCAGCAGGCAAATTATCATCAGGGCTAGCTGTTCTTGTCATATTGACGGTGCCTAAGTTATAAGAATCAGCGACTTCACCATTAAACATCATGCCGACAACGCCGCCGATGTTGATAAAGCCGCGGATATTCCCACTATTATAGCTTTCGCTGACAGCTGCCGCTGCCGTATCGCGCTTTATGTCATCCAGTGGTTTGGTACTGTCCCGATCCAGTTTGCCGATAATGCCGCCGGTATTGCCGGCTTTACTGGCCTTACTGACAGCCTCCTTCGAAGCAATCGGCAGCGAATGAACCGAGCCGCTATTGGCACTTTGGGTCACATATACATTGCCGCCGTTCAAATACCCGGCTATGCCTCCCATATTGCCGATAATAGTTGTTTCTGTACCCTCCGAGGTATTATCGCGCACCAATTCAGTGACAAACCCAGCTGCATTGCGCGCCCCCGTCGCCATGATATCGCCGCCGTCATTCAATCCAGACGCAATGGTATACGTCCCGCTGGCTGAACTGCTGCCGAAGTACCCAGCAACGCCGCCGACGTTATGAGCGCCGCGGACGGCATTTTCCCGGTTTCTCACAGCGGTAATATCCGTATTCACCGCTTTGCCAACAATGCCGCCGACATTTCCGGCAGTGAAGAAATCCTGACCCTCTTGGATATGACTGCTGATATTTCCATCATTCAGGACCTGACGAAGCCGGCTGTCCTGCGGTATCCCATCGCCGTCATAGGTACTGCTGGTTCCGGCGATGCCGCCGACATTTGCAGCCTGCACTGCTACTGTTTTTCCCTTAGATGGGGAATTATAGGAATGATATGTATAGTCTTCTGTCGCATAGCCTTCTGCATGTACATCGCCATGGTTTTCTGCATGCTGTACCGTCGTACCTTCCATATTCCCCACGATGCCGCCGACGTTATAGGCCCCGGTCACGTCTAGGCCGTTGTAGACACGGCCATCTGCGGCATGGTCGTTGCCGATCTCAGAAAGGACGGCATGGCCGACTAAGCCGCCGACGTTGTACCCTTCGCCGGATACGTCGCCGATATTATAGCTCGTCCCTTTGATATCGCCGTGGTACAAATAGCCGATCAGGCCGCCGGCATTGCTGACGTTACTGCCGCTGCCGTCTGGGCTGCCCTTGCTGAGGATAGTCCCCATGTTGACGAGATGGTCAAACGCCGCGTCGGTCTTGACGTCTGCCGAGCGGTTGGCTTCACCGGCATTCTTCACGGTGCCGCCGCTGTAGCCGACGATGCCGCCGACGTCGCTATGGCCTGTAACGGCTGCGCTGTTCGTTCCATAGCGGATATGCGTGTTGCCTACGGCTGCGCCGGCGACGCTGCCGACGAAATGACGGCCCGTAATGCTGCCGCCGACTAAGGTAACGCGGCTGATATCGGCGTCATGGGATACGCCGAACAAGCCGACGTTATCCGTATCGCCCCGGTTGATCGTCAAGCCGAAAATGTTGTAATCCAGGCCGTCGAAGGCGCCGTAGAAGCCGTATTTGGCCGCGCCGTCTGCAGTGCTGACGGATACCTTTCCATCTGCGCCGACGCCGACAGGCTTAAAGCCCTCGCGTACCGTATCGCCGTCATCGTCGTGCCAGGCCGCCGTCCCCGTAGCGTCAATGCTGTTGCGCAGGGCATATTTTCCGCCGAGATTGGTGTCCATCGCCTGAAGCTGCCTGGCGTCTTCCACCCACATGTAGCCGCTGACACCTTGTACTTCGCCGTTTACCTGGACATTTGCAAAGGTCTTGTCCTTGTCTGCATAGGTGTGATTTGCCTCATCGTAGGCGTCGTAGCCTAAAAGCACGCGGCTGGCGTCGCTGGCCCTGACGACGAAACCTTCGTTCTTTTTATTGTCTTCGCTGCGCACCCGTTCCGTATCGATGACAATGCGCCCGTTGCTTTCAAAGGAGACGCTGCCGGCGTTGATGTTACCGAGGCTCATGAGCTCGGCGTCGGTATGGCAGTCCTGGGCGGCGTTCATGAACTCTTCCATATTCGTATCGGCCTGTATACGGCTCAGCATCTCATCTGTCAGACCGGCAGCAGACACATGCAGGCCGCCGGCATTGATCTGGGCGCTCGGGCCGATTTGCACGCCAGCCGGATTGACGACGTAGATATTGCCGCCGGCAGCGTTAATCGTACCGTAAATCTGCGACGCCTCTATACTACCCTTGACGTAGTTCAGCGTATTGA
This region of Megasphaera stantonii genomic DNA includes:
- a CDS encoding filamentous hemagglutinin N-terminal domain-containing protein, which gives rise to MNTYTKYYYLKRRIVLGLLAGATALYAAPEAYGAAAVVPNNELPAGGASVLGGHTGLNQNAGTATNPVMNIRQNGKTGVITWDSFNIGANAVVNFSADAANFNTLNYVKGSIEASQIYGTINAAGGNIYVVNPAGVQIGPSAQINAGGLHVSAAGLTDEMLSRIQADTNMEEFMNAAQDCHTDAELMSLGNINAGSVSFESNGRIVIDTERVRSEDNKKNEGFVVRASDASRVLLGYDAYDEANHTYADKDKTFANVQVNGEVQGVSGYMWVEDARQLQAMDTNLGGKYALRNSIDATGTAAWHDDDGDTVREGFKPVGVGADGKVSVSTADGAAKYGFYGAFDGLDYNIFGLTINRGDTDNVGLFGVSHDADISRVTLVGGSITGRHFVGSVAGAAVGNTHIRYGTNSAAVTGHSDVGGIVGYSGGTVKNAGEANRSADVKTDAAFDHLVNMGTILSKGSPDGSGSNVSNAGGLIGYLYHGDIKGTSYNIGDVSGEGYNVGGLVGHAVLSEIGNDHAADGRVYNGLDVTGAYNVGGIVGNMEGTTVQHAENHGDVHAEGYATEDYTYHSYNSPSKGKTVAVQAANVGGIAGTSSTYDGDGIPQDSRLRQVLNDGNISSHIQEGQDFFTAGNVGGIVGKAVNTDITAVRNRENAVRGAHNVGGVAGYFGSSSASGTYTIASGLNDGGDIMATGARNAAGFVTELVRDNTSEGTETTIIGNMGGIAGYLNGGNVYVTQSANSGSVHSLPIASKEAVSKASKAGNTGGIIGKLDRDSTKPLDDIKRDTAAAAVSESYNSGNIRGFINIGGVVGMMFNGEVADSYNLGTVNMTRTASPDDNLPAANIGGIVGDTTESGSAAKALLYNVYNKGEIGDKTYTYYARHVGGVVGRLNGIVDTSYNAGDIYNGYNVVGGITGFFYGGKIRNSFNTGNVTVVNNDSTGNRSGTSSVGGIVGAGSRSSTSRLIESAYNLGTIRSYQGKNRTIGNNSVGGIIGRGPATLTNVYTTGNLYAADADGNSTTIGLGSLYGTGTGGDRAIVTNGSGYYIAPQDTSIFTDLNDKQGTRIAYADRQSKDFYKNLNFSTDWRIYEGQTTPILNAFMPKSAEYFGDTAAHPDRMKGIDTVQYGTAYDPLLTIVRAKQDVTFNWSDLGLSGEGRLAVYGGGLTLNGVDTAADAAYYGGLLYSDGALTLNAKDGAGLGLGTGAALYGSSVSLNADGTVTVYGDVTATGNGGKGDIAITAGDVDVYGTLTSAKDGETLTIPGLAAASDGTWQAGTVDIVSDPRQDVNSIGNWFAYTTNNPAMKNGDITITAGTKTVNGQTESIGQGHAHLYFGNKQDGLITTQGNLTVTGRGDVFVDSDLALGGSLTLESTGEHSEVVLDITHIGQVQARQGTAADSVTGLSQFMDHFSDANGPSIALNAASGDAKFAVDLWDETAGKYTFEKFGSQFGLRDKFNSMNAAVNGQSIAQEEGVHTNNFMYLWVNSAEQLRGIQTFYKNGLDGGSNDTEALHYNYALKQDINASNLTGYTAIGTGSDGYMGTFDGRGHHIIGLDAAKGSDGNVQSVEHAGIFSQIGASGTVKNVNIYSSTFDGTETAGAVAGVNEGTIAQVNTFGNTISSQGSAGGIAGINRNGDAAFDEAAGAVDFKRGIYDVEAVGSVIAKGGEAIAGGIAGTNEADGVVDFSYSNSAVTSDGTASSGGLGGVVGYNTGGVYRIDSLGVTNGGDSGSSNVGGVIGINDGTMYNAYNESIISGEQNVGGIIGINHSGKTVSNVVNAANITGTADSQYVGGLIGDNSGIVQNGRNNGEITGQAYVGGLVGINQQGAKMERIVNDSSAAITGDSYVGGIAGKNVGTISAAGDGQGADGPLLVNRGKITGREYVGGVAGSNEDGGVIENTRIDGTLENIKNTVELHVKPGSGDARYFGGVAGINQRGATITNAMTEAEVYADGATYVGGIVGLNEGALAGEVGNVSNVIGSDFVGGVAGENQADFNGLTASNTGEVKATKGGAGGLFGQNGGAMTDSSLINSGTVVGTTGAVGGLIGTHTGTVSRSQAVNTAGAQVAGQHTVGGLIGDNQGSISGGRDDKGGYYKYQVYNNGVVSVGTWTDADGDKLVDAGEIHTGAAGENIGGLVGMNRGVITAAYNTGAVDAAGSVNVGGIAGSNSGTGKINQVFSHIMTADGTNEAVQGKTNVGGIVGANSGTVSNAYSAGEARGDGAVGAVAGDNTGTLANVYGTGTLVGAGTAAGNGYDLSDPSFQQTKKSSYGGYDFAYTWRIYDGSSTPLLKVFLTTLTMKDKAVVDGKAISIDEYLGLTYTGREQDLDIQNLIAKGFLTGPDGMDAPFAAYDHTTASADDNGNGSLLYNAKGQIEAKDYTEWLASAQISRGHGESFAPNNLGYDVAWASDNGKISVDKATLDVTLDDIYRIYGNGQMHGGGAGGRIVPDYQDFLHLTATNGKGRTLDVQGFDDDMRRIRDRLAVADGAADGIGSLRQTNDAGSYDWSVTFDASVLGNYKLKDASSLTVTAIGKSHVAPAALTIRADDLTIPVGMPALYTGSVSPFVNGDVFGPVVFGLSASDTSKEYRPGRYAGVIGFQYGGAFYGQGSDLSGLFVGNYDIRLEPGDLTVTDRIVPDIYDAPFGRKEDFRERKAEICFVDGGMEL